A genomic window from Agrobacterium tumefaciens includes:
- a CDS encoding DUF296 domain-containing protein, with protein sequence MAPVQQQHFPRPRTLIHPGISSPVRINSLRSPSARHVRLLIAPGCSLYDGIVQPLFENGIENASLTILGGYFDILSYCVAPPDPSGNAVIAYTKPIDAGAAWLVFGNATLGRSMKGEPIVHCHAAMRTVAGVVRGGHLLTESCIVGEGGISALVTSLDSFVLQQSFDPETNIPLLQPRNRTERADEHA encoded by the coding sequence GTGGCACCAGTACAGCAACAGCATTTTCCAAGGCCGAGAACGCTGATACATCCCGGCATCTCCTCGCCGGTGCGCATCAACAGCCTGCGCTCGCCATCTGCGCGGCATGTGCGGCTGCTCATCGCGCCGGGGTGCAGCCTTTACGATGGTATCGTGCAGCCGCTCTTCGAAAACGGCATCGAAAATGCGTCTCTGACCATTCTTGGCGGTTATTTCGACATATTGTCCTATTGCGTGGCCCCGCCTGATCCTTCCGGCAATGCGGTCATCGCCTATACGAAACCCATCGACGCAGGAGCAGCCTGGCTGGTCTTTGGCAATGCCACGCTTGGGCGCAGCATGAAGGGCGAGCCGATCGTTCACTGCCATGCGGCGATGCGGACTGTGGCGGGGGTGGTCAGGGGCGGCCATTTGCTGACGGAATCCTGTATTGTCGGAGAAGGCGGCATTTCCGCGCTTGTGACCTCGCTCGACAGTTTCGTGCTGCAGCAGTCATTCGATCCCGAAACCAATATTCCTCTTCTTCAGCCACGCAACCGCACGGAGCGCGCCGATGAGCACGCATGA
- a CDS encoding PPC domain-containing DNA-binding protein: MSTHDNVESGSMGRVAYARIAPNEDLVLGVEKLCLAEGFRNAFVRGALGSLVDACLGTRNGAFLQISGPAVEIVSIAGEVRAQPDGSLRAALTGVVADTEGAVYGGPFIAGANPVCMTFEVTLEEWLPAEKPQAA, encoded by the coding sequence ATGAGCACGCATGACAATGTTGAATCCGGCTCCATGGGCCGTGTGGCTTATGCCCGTATCGCGCCAAATGAAGACCTGGTGCTCGGCGTCGAAAAACTGTGCCTGGCCGAAGGGTTCCGCAATGCTTTTGTGCGCGGTGCGCTTGGGAGCCTGGTCGATGCATGTCTCGGCACGCGCAACGGCGCGTTTTTGCAGATAAGCGGTCCCGCCGTTGAAATCGTCTCGATTGCCGGTGAAGTGCGCGCCCAGCCCGACGGTTCGCTGCGCGCCGCGCTGACCGGCGTAGTCGCGGATACAGAAGGCGCGGTTTACGGCGGCCCCTTCATTGCAGGTGCCAACCCCGTATGCATGACCTTTGAAGTGACGCTGGAGGAATGGTTGCCCGCGGAGAAGCCGCAGGCGGCGTGA
- a CDS encoding DUF296 domain-containing protein, with protein sequence MTETGTQELPRRIVHPGPVTPERFRVVGCHAHPVTLTVRPGVCVNEAIADAFAEQGFDGGYVRLKNVPMKRLHYVMPAASPDDTHAAWYSETFSMPDGTIIDAGLHMGRRDGQPFLHCHGSWKSAEGILSMGHLLPFEAEFAGETPLEALALDGAILDVQKDEETNFPLFTPIAQPRNQKDAGLKALLCTVRPNTDICTALEAACAQFGLRAAEVNGIGSLIGVDYEDGTTLAAYASEILIRNGRVTGGQHAALEIAMVDLTAHISDGRLVRGKNPVCVTFELLLTERKEAAS encoded by the coding sequence ATGACGGAGACAGGCACGCAGGAGCTTCCCCGCCGCATCGTCCATCCCGGACCGGTGACGCCCGAACGCTTTCGCGTCGTCGGCTGCCACGCCCATCCGGTCACGCTGACGGTGAGGCCCGGCGTATGCGTCAACGAAGCGATTGCTGATGCGTTTGCGGAGCAGGGTTTCGATGGCGGTTATGTGAGGCTTAAAAACGTGCCGATGAAGCGGCTGCATTATGTCATGCCCGCAGCCTCCCCCGATGACACCCATGCCGCCTGGTACAGCGAAACCTTTTCCATGCCTGATGGTACGATCATCGATGCCGGCCTGCATATGGGGCGACGCGACGGTCAGCCTTTTCTGCACTGCCATGGTTCCTGGAAAAGCGCTGAAGGTATTTTATCGATGGGGCATCTGCTGCCTTTCGAGGCCGAATTTGCCGGGGAAACACCGCTTGAGGCTCTGGCGCTGGATGGCGCGATCCTCGATGTGCAAAAGGATGAGGAAACGAATTTCCCCCTCTTCACGCCCATTGCGCAACCGCGCAATCAAAAGGATGCGGGCCTGAAGGCGCTGTTGTGCACCGTGCGGCCCAACACCGATATCTGCACGGCCCTTGAAGCGGCCTGCGCGCAATTCGGCCTGCGCGCAGCTGAGGTCAATGGTATCGGCAGCCTGATCGGTGTGGATTATGAAGACGGGACCACTCTCGCTGCCTATGCCAGCGAAATCCTCATTCGCAATGGCCGCGTCACGGGTGGTCAACACGCGGCGCTGGAGATTGCCATGGTCGATCTCACCGCCCACATCAGCGACGGGCGGCTGGTGCGCGGAAAAAACCCGGTTTGCGTCACTTTCGAACTGCTTCTTACCGAAAGAAAAGAGGCAGCCTCATGA
- a CDS encoding SDR family NAD(P)-dependent oxidoreductase, with amino-acid sequence MRQQTTQKKGAVAITGGASGIGFSTAQLLMARGWQPWLLDLKREALDAACEKLGIDASRGIVCNVADEASVEQAFTALTAGNREHEVGLVAVVNSAGIGMDKLSIDTSVEEFRRIVDVNLVGSFAVGRAAARYWLDRESAGSIVNISSVSGMCGNRGRSAYGASKGGVNLLTMVMANELGQSGIRVNAIAPGPVDTPLTQAVHTENVRNQWHSRVPMRRYGTTDEIASAVAFLVSDEASYVNGQVLAVDGGFITAGLVV; translated from the coding sequence ATGAGACAGCAGACGACACAGAAAAAAGGGGCCGTCGCCATCACTGGCGGCGCATCGGGCATCGGTTTTTCCACGGCGCAGCTTTTGATGGCGCGCGGCTGGCAGCCTTGGCTCTTGGATCTCAAGCGCGAAGCGCTGGATGCGGCCTGCGAAAAACTCGGCATCGACGCCTCGCGCGGCATCGTCTGCAATGTGGCGGATGAAGCCTCGGTAGAGCAGGCATTCACCGCCCTGACGGCCGGTAACAGAGAGCATGAGGTGGGTCTTGTGGCGGTGGTCAACAGCGCTGGCATCGGTATGGACAAGCTTTCCATCGATACCAGTGTCGAAGAATTTCGCCGTATCGTCGATGTCAATCTGGTCGGCAGCTTTGCGGTGGGGCGCGCCGCCGCGCGTTATTGGCTGGACCGTGAGAGCGCCGGTTCCATCGTCAATATCAGTTCGGTCTCCGGCATGTGCGGCAATCGTGGCCGCAGCGCCTACGGCGCTTCGAAGGGCGGCGTCAATCTTCTGACGATGGTGATGGCAAACGAGTTGGGTCAATCGGGCATTCGCGTCAATGCCATCGCTCCCGGGCCGGTCGATACGCCGCTGACCCAGGCCGTTCATACCGAAAACGTTCGCAACCAGTGGCACAGCCGCGTTCCCATGCGCCGCTATGGCACCACGGACGAGATTGCCTCTGCCGTGGCTTTCCTCGTGTCGGATGAGGCGAGCTACGTCAACGGACAGGTGCTGGCGGTGGATGGCGGCTTCATTACCGCTGGGCTTGTGGTATGA
- a CDS encoding acyl-CoA synthetase has protein sequence MTIQSAAQHPPGGVAPSTTRVMNLSHFLTQAARRNPADIGFVWGDRAWTWAEMDARVDAMAQALVTEFGVKKGDRILVQSSNNNQMFESMFACFRVGAVWVPTNYRQSPDEVAYLAKASGARGMICASAFPNHARASRAASAIDFTIAIGPAEFGEDYDDIVARHLGQRVKSEAVNRDDPCWFFFTSGTTGRPKAAVLTHGQMAFVITNHLCDLMPGTGTGDASIVVAPLSHGAGIHQLVQVAHGSKTVLPAVEKLDVPAVWALIEKWRVTNAFTVPTILKMLIEDASVDRFDHSSLRYVIYAGAPMYRADQKRALAKLGPVLVQYFGLGEVTGNITVLPPSLHSTEDGPEARVGTCGYDRTGMEVQIQNDAGDELGAGETGEICVIGPAVFAGYYDNPEANAKAFRNGWFRTGDLGHRDENGFIYITGRASDMYISGGSNIYPREIEEKILMHPDITETAVLGVPDAVWGEVGVAVCVARQGADIAGIDLKSYLEGKMARYKLPKTVVFWDAMPKSAYGKITKKMIREELERRGQIPVFEEKLTG, from the coding sequence ATGACGATACAAAGCGCCGCGCAGCATCCCCCGGGCGGTGTTGCGCCGTCCACCACGCGAGTGATGAATCTCTCGCATTTCCTCACCCAGGCGGCGCGCCGTAACCCCGCCGATATAGGTTTCGTCTGGGGCGACAGGGCCTGGACCTGGGCCGAAATGGATGCCCGCGTCGATGCCATGGCGCAGGCGCTGGTCACCGAATTCGGCGTCAAAAAGGGTGACCGCATTCTGGTGCAGTCTTCCAATAACAACCAGATGTTCGAATCCATGTTTGCCTGCTTCCGCGTGGGTGCGGTGTGGGTGCCAACCAATTATCGTCAGTCGCCAGATGAAGTGGCTTACCTGGCCAAAGCCAGCGGCGCGCGCGGCATGATATGCGCCAGCGCTTTTCCCAATCATGCAAGGGCGAGCCGCGCGGCATCCGCGATTGATTTCACAATCGCCATCGGTCCGGCAGAATTCGGCGAGGACTACGATGACATTGTCGCACGTCATCTTGGCCAGAGGGTGAAAAGCGAGGCAGTGAACCGAGACGATCCCTGCTGGTTCTTCTTCACCTCGGGCACCACCGGCCGCCCGAAGGCTGCGGTGCTGACCCACGGCCAGATGGCCTTCGTCATCACCAACCATCTTTGCGACCTGATGCCGGGAACGGGAACGGGCGATGCCTCGATTGTCGTTGCGCCGCTTTCGCATGGCGCGGGCATTCACCAACTGGTGCAGGTGGCGCATGGGTCAAAAACGGTGCTTCCGGCTGTTGAAAAACTCGATGTGCCGGCTGTGTGGGCGCTGATCGAGAAGTGGCGCGTGACCAACGCATTCACCGTGCCAACCATTCTGAAAATGCTCATCGAAGACGCCTCGGTCGATCGTTTCGATCATTCGTCACTGCGCTATGTCATCTATGCCGGTGCGCCGATGTATCGCGCCGATCAGAAACGGGCGCTCGCAAAGCTCGGCCCGGTTCTGGTGCAATATTTCGGCCTTGGCGAAGTCACCGGCAATATTACCGTGCTTCCCCCTTCCCTCCACAGCACCGAGGATGGACCGGAGGCGCGGGTCGGCACCTGCGGTTATGATCGTACCGGCATGGAAGTGCAGATCCAGAACGACGCGGGTGATGAGCTGGGCGCTGGCGAAACCGGCGAGATCTGCGTTATCGGTCCCGCCGTTTTCGCAGGCTATTACGATAACCCGGAAGCCAATGCCAAAGCCTTCCGCAACGGCTGGTTCCGCACCGGCGATCTGGGCCACCGTGATGAGAACGGCTTCATCTACATCACCGGGCGCGCCTCCGACATGTATATTTCCGGCGGTTCCAACATCTACCCGCGCGAGATCGAGGAAAAAATCCTCATGCATCCGGATATCACCGAGACCGCGGTTCTGGGCGTGCCGGATGCGGTGTGGGGAGAAGTAGGCGTGGCGGTTTGCGTGGCGCGTCAAGGTGCTGATATCGCCGGTATCGACCTCAAGTCCTATCTCGAAGGCAAGATGGCTCGCTACAAGCTGCCGAAAACCGTTGTGTTCTGGGATGCCATGCCGAAATCCGCCTATGGCAAGATCACCAAGAAAATGATCCGTGAGGAGTTGGAAAGGCGCGGCCAGATCCCGGTTTTCGAAGAAAAACTGACCGGCTGA
- a CDS encoding acetyl-CoA acetyltransferase — translation MSKAQIVGWAHSPFGKSALENTEQLMASVVTPAIEHAGVHVGDIDGIFVGVMNNGFSKQDFQGALVAMGDERLAYTPAVRFENACSTGSAALYSAMDFIEAGRGRIALVVGAEKMTALPTAEVGEILLSACYRAEEADISGGFAGQFGRIAETYFQRYGDRSEELAMIAAKNHANGAVNPYAHMRKDFGFDFCNTVSEKNPYVAGPLRRTDCSLISDGAAAIILADEETAATLNRAIGFRGRKHVNDILALSRRDPLAFEGARRAWAGSLELAGATLDDLSFVETHDCFTIAELIEYEAMGLAKPGEGHRVVREGTALKTGRLPINPSGGLKSKGHPVGATGVSMHVMAAMQLMGEAGDMQIPDASLAGVFNMGGTAVANYVSIMERVK, via the coding sequence ATGAGCAAAGCACAGATCGTCGGCTGGGCGCATTCGCCTTTCGGCAAATCGGCCCTTGAAAATACCGAACAACTGATGGCCTCGGTCGTGACGCCGGCCATTGAGCATGCGGGCGTCCATGTCGGCGATATCGACGGCATTTTTGTCGGTGTGATGAATAACGGTTTCTCGAAACAGGATTTTCAGGGTGCGCTGGTTGCCATGGGCGACGAACGCCTCGCCTATACGCCCGCGGTGCGTTTCGAGAATGCCTGCTCGACAGGATCGGCCGCCCTCTATAGCGCCATGGATTTCATCGAAGCCGGGCGCGGCCGAATCGCGCTCGTTGTCGGCGCCGAAAAAATGACGGCGCTGCCAACGGCGGAAGTCGGCGAAATCCTGCTTTCCGCCTGCTACCGGGCTGAAGAAGCCGATATTTCAGGCGGCTTTGCCGGTCAGTTCGGGCGTATCGCAGAGACCTATTTCCAGCGTTATGGCGATCGCTCGGAAGAACTGGCGATGATTGCCGCCAAGAACCACGCCAATGGCGCGGTCAATCCTTATGCCCACATGCGAAAGGATTTCGGCTTCGATTTCTGCAACACGGTATCGGAGAAGAACCCTTATGTCGCAGGGCCCCTGCGCCGCACAGACTGCTCGCTGATCTCCGATGGCGCCGCCGCCATCATTCTGGCCGACGAGGAAACAGCCGCTACTCTCAACCGCGCCATAGGCTTTAGGGGCCGCAAGCATGTCAACGACATTCTGGCTCTAAGCCGCCGCGACCCACTGGCCTTCGAGGGCGCGCGCCGTGCCTGGGCTGGCTCGCTGGAACTCGCCGGAGCGACCCTCGATGACCTTTCCTTTGTTGAGACGCATGACTGCTTCACCATTGCCGAACTTATTGAATATGAGGCCATGGGGCTGGCGAAGCCCGGTGAAGGACATCGCGTTGTCCGGGAAGGAACGGCGCTGAAGACCGGACGCCTGCCGATCAACCCATCCGGCGGCCTGAAATCCAAAGGGCATCCGGTGGGGGCAACCGGGGTCTCGATGCATGTCATGGCCGCGATGCAATTGATGGGTGAGGCAGGCGATATGCAGATCCCCGACGCGTCGCTGGCCGGTGTTTTCAACATGGGTGGCACTGCGGTTGCCAACTATGTCTCGATCATGGAGCGGGTGAAATGA
- a CDS encoding IclR family transcriptional regulator codes for MATTIPTENDLTGARAVDRALGLLSMVGRHAERGVALSVIVTESGLNKPTARRLLLALIRAGLVEQDEETRRYYLGEEAYVLGSLSSRRFGLLQMAQDGLTRLSRRTEDSSFLSVRRDTFALCLYREEGTWPVRTHALQAGFEHPLGIGAGSLAMLAALPDAEVESVIAANGGLIAANYPGITPEGLRRDVELTRANGYSLNPGLILSNSWGIGVAIRTPDGALAGALSIAAVDSRMRPERQPELAALLREEVTRIETRIAEMMASRARTRGDGETKRQARRTSR; via the coding sequence ATGGCGACGACGATCCCGACAGAAAACGATCTGACAGGTGCGCGCGCGGTAGACCGGGCGCTGGGGCTGCTCTCCATGGTGGGGCGTCATGCCGAACGCGGCGTGGCATTGTCGGTGATTGTCACCGAAAGCGGGCTGAACAAACCCACGGCTCGCCGACTGCTGCTGGCGCTAATCCGCGCCGGCCTCGTGGAGCAGGACGAGGAGACACGGCGTTATTATCTGGGTGAAGAGGCTTATGTGCTGGGCAGCCTGTCGTCGCGCCGTTTCGGACTGTTGCAAATGGCCCAGGACGGGCTGACACGTCTTTCCCGCCGCACTGAGGATTCGAGCTTTCTTTCCGTGCGCCGCGATACATTTGCGCTCTGCCTTTATCGTGAAGAAGGCACCTGGCCGGTACGTACCCATGCGCTTCAGGCCGGCTTTGAGCACCCGTTGGGCATTGGCGCCGGTTCGCTTGCCATGCTGGCGGCCCTGCCCGATGCCGAGGTGGAAAGCGTCATCGCCGCCAATGGCGGGCTGATTGCCGCAAATTATCCCGGTATCACCCCTGAAGGACTGCGCCGCGATGTCGAGTTGACGAGAGCCAATGGTTATTCGCTCAACCCCGGCCTGATCCTTTCGAATTCCTGGGGTATCGGCGTTGCCATCCGCACGCCTGACGGTGCGTTGGCAGGTGCGCTGAGCATTGCCGCTGTCGATAGCCGCATGCGCCCGGAGCGGCAGCCGGAACTGGCGGCGCTGCTGCGCGAGGAAGTGACGCGCATCGAAACACGCATTGCAGAAATGATGGCCAGCCGCGCTCGCACGCGCGGCGATGGTGAAACGAAGCGACAGGCAAGGAGAACGAGCAGATGA
- a CDS encoding SDR family NAD(P)-dependent oxidoreductase codes for MTGRLTGKRAIVFGAGSSGPGFGNGKAAAVQFAREGARVACVDLSADAAEETAQIIRDEGFEAIAVAADVTKLDSVTATVARTCDAFGGIDILHNNVGVTHMGGPVELDEESFRASVDLNIGSVYRTAKAVLPVMLAQGGGAIVNISSLASIRWTGYPYFAYYAMKAAVNQATVALAMQYAREGIRANCILPGMIDTPLIYKQISSQYASVEDMVVARNAAVPVGRMGDAFDIARAAAFLASDEAKFITGVCLPVDGGQSCAVGAFS; via the coding sequence TTGACAGGTCGCCTGACGGGAAAACGCGCCATTGTGTTTGGTGCAGGATCATCGGGTCCGGGTTTTGGCAATGGCAAGGCTGCGGCTGTGCAGTTTGCCCGCGAAGGCGCGCGTGTGGCCTGTGTCGATCTCTCCGCTGACGCCGCCGAAGAGACGGCGCAGATCATTCGCGACGAAGGTTTCGAGGCGATTGCGGTTGCGGCAGACGTCACGAAGCTCGATTCCGTAACGGCAACTGTTGCCCGTACCTGTGACGCTTTCGGCGGCATCGATATTCTGCATAATAATGTTGGCGTGACCCATATGGGCGGGCCTGTCGAGCTGGATGAGGAAAGCTTTCGCGCCTCCGTCGATCTCAATATCGGCTCCGTTTATCGCACCGCCAAGGCCGTGCTGCCGGTGATGCTGGCGCAAGGCGGCGGTGCCATCGTCAACATCTCCTCGCTCGCCTCCATCCGCTGGACCGGCTATCCCTATTTTGCCTACTACGCGATGAAGGCCGCCGTAAACCAGGCAACGGTGGCGCTCGCCATGCAATATGCCCGAGAGGGCATTCGCGCCAATTGCATTCTTCCGGGCATGATCGACACGCCGCTGATCTACAAGCAGATCAGCAGTCAATATGCCTCCGTCGAGGATATGGTGGTGGCGCGCAATGCCGCCGTTCCGGTTGGCCGCATGGGTGATGCCTTCGATATCGCCCGCGCCGCCGCCTTTCTGGCATCCGATGAGGCGAAGTTCATCACCGGCGTCTGTCTGCCGGTCGATGGCGGACAAAGCTGTGCGGTGGGGGCATTTTCCTGA
- a CDS encoding TRAP transporter substrate-binding protein, whose translation MNINRRTMLAGAGSAVLATAFVSRARAAQYNYKYANNLPAAHPMNIRAKEAADRIAKETDGQVTINIFPSSQLGADTDVLSQVRSGGVEFFTLSPLILSTLVPNASISGIGFAFPNYDSVWAAMDGDLGKYVRGEIAKQNLVAMDTIWDNGFRQITSASKPIATPADLESFKIRVPVSPLWTSMFKAFKSAPASINFAEVYTALQTGVVDGQENPLAIISTAKLFEVQKFCSVTNHMWDGFWFLANKRAWERLPDDLRTIVAKNLNQAGKDERADVAKLNASVKEDLIGKGMTFNDTDASLFRAVLKDAGFYSEWKGKYGDEAWAILEKAVGASLT comes from the coding sequence ATGAATATCAACAGACGTACCATGCTGGCCGGTGCCGGTTCCGCCGTTCTTGCCACCGCTTTTGTGTCGCGCGCCCGCGCTGCGCAATACAATTATAAATATGCCAACAACCTGCCCGCCGCGCACCCCATGAACATCCGCGCCAAGGAAGCCGCCGACCGTATTGCCAAGGAAACCGATGGCCAGGTGACGATCAATATCTTCCCCAGCAGCCAGCTGGGCGCCGATACCGACGTGCTGAGCCAGGTTCGCTCGGGCGGCGTTGAATTCTTCACGCTTTCGCCGCTGATCCTGTCGACACTGGTGCCGAACGCATCGATCAGCGGCATCGGCTTCGCCTTCCCGAACTACGATTCCGTATGGGCGGCTATGGATGGCGATCTCGGCAAATATGTGCGCGGCGAAATTGCCAAGCAGAACCTCGTTGCCATGGACACCATCTGGGACAACGGCTTCCGCCAGATCACCAGCGCGTCCAAGCCCATCGCGACGCCTGCCGACCTCGAAAGCTTCAAGATCCGCGTACCGGTGAGCCCGCTCTGGACATCAATGTTCAAGGCCTTTAAATCGGCTCCCGCCTCGATCAATTTCGCGGAAGTCTACACCGCCTTGCAGACCGGCGTGGTCGATGGCCAGGAAAATCCTCTGGCAATCATTTCAACTGCCAAGCTGTTCGAAGTGCAGAAATTCTGCTCGGTCACCAACCACATGTGGGATGGCTTCTGGTTCCTGGCCAACAAGCGCGCCTGGGAACGCCTGCCGGATGACCTGCGCACCATCGTTGCCAAAAACCTCAATCAGGCCGGCAAGGACGAGCGCGCCGATGTGGCAAAACTGAATGCTTCGGTGAAGGAAGACCTCATCGGCAAGGGCATGACCTTCAACGACACCGACGCCTCTCTCTTCCGGGCAGTGCTCAAGGACGCCGGTTTCTATTCCGAGTGGAAGGGCAAATATGGCGACGAAGCCTGGGCCATTCTCGAAAAGGCCGTCGGCGCCAGCCTGACCTGA
- a CDS encoding TRAP transporter large permease subunit has product MTMTASTNDDVFVLDGELLHTEPVTGSWFMRPVEAVAAVLLAIMIGLLLLGVTSRYALHLPIVWIDEMASMSFLWFAMLGAAIAIDRSEHLRLTLFLNMFPQRFLGYINSLAMLLVAAFLGAIITPAVEYAIEEWVVTSAALNIPMTFRAAALPLGCCLMLLLVFNNLFRKERLRDIIAAVVTVAVVSGLLYLASPALESLGNINLAIFLGLFVAVFLVLGVPIAFCFGLGTLSYLTFTTWVPTIVMIGRMDEGMSGIILLSVPIFVLLGCVLDATGMGRAIVELLSSMFGHIRAGMSYVLLGSLFLVSGISGSKVSDMATVAPALFPEMKRRGHKPKEMIALLATGAAMADTVPPSIVLIVLGSAAGVSIAGLFTSGFMIAMVLLLVLAVLARWKARHENMEGAKRTPWPLVGKAALIAAPALVLPFLIRSLVGGGVATATEVSTIAVLYAMIIGAVLYGGISLKKLYSMLVETAALSGAILLILGCASAMAWGLTQSGFAFQLTAMITDLPGGWMTYMVVSIVIFMILGCVLEGLPAIVLLAPIMFPIARTLGINDIHYSMVVVVAMNIGLMAPPIGIGFYIACKIGNVSPDEAMGAIWPYLAAMVIGLLLIAAIPGFSTILL; this is encoded by the coding sequence ATGACCATGACCGCAAGCACAAATGACGATGTATTTGTACTCGATGGCGAGCTGCTGCATACGGAGCCGGTAACGGGCTCGTGGTTCATGCGACCTGTCGAGGCTGTGGCAGCCGTGCTGCTGGCGATCATGATCGGCCTGCTTCTGCTGGGCGTGACATCGCGTTATGCCCTGCATCTGCCGATCGTCTGGATCGATGAAATGGCATCGATGAGTTTCCTGTGGTTTGCCATGCTGGGTGCGGCAATCGCCATCGATCGCAGCGAACACCTGCGCCTGACGCTGTTTCTCAACATGTTTCCGCAACGGTTCCTGGGCTACATCAATTCGCTGGCGATGTTGCTGGTAGCGGCATTTCTAGGTGCGATCATCACGCCGGCCGTAGAATATGCCATCGAGGAATGGGTGGTCACGTCGGCGGCGCTGAATATTCCCATGACCTTCCGCGCCGCGGCGCTGCCATTGGGCTGCTGTCTGATGCTGCTTCTGGTCTTCAACAATCTCTTTCGCAAGGAAAGGCTGCGCGACATTATCGCGGCCGTTGTAACCGTCGCGGTCGTCTCCGGCCTGCTCTATCTGGCATCGCCGGCGCTTGAATCCCTGGGCAACATCAATCTGGCAATCTTTCTTGGCCTGTTCGTGGCGGTGTTTCTGGTACTGGGCGTGCCGATTGCCTTCTGCTTCGGCCTTGGAACACTCTCCTATCTCACCTTCACCACCTGGGTTCCAACCATCGTGATGATCGGGCGTATGGATGAGGGCATGTCGGGCATCATTCTGCTGTCGGTGCCGATTTTCGTGCTGTTGGGTTGCGTGCTCGATGCTACCGGCATGGGCAGGGCGATCGTCGAGCTTCTTTCCTCGATGTTCGGTCATATTCGCGCAGGCATGTCCTATGTCCTGCTCGGTTCGCTATTCCTGGTCTCTGGTATTTCCGGATCGAAGGTTTCGGATATGGCAACGGTTGCACCCGCACTGTTTCCGGAAATGAAGCGCCGTGGCCACAAGCCCAAGGAAATGATCGCGCTTTTGGCCACCGGCGCCGCCATGGCTGATACTGTTCCGCCATCCATCGTGCTCATCGTGCTCGGTTCGGCGGCGGGTGTGTCGATCGCCGGTCTGTTCACCTCCGGCTTCATGATTGCCATGGTGCTGCTTCTGGTGCTGGCCGTTCTGGCCCGCTGGAAGGCGCGGCATGAAAACATGGAAGGTGCAAAACGCACGCCATGGCCGCTGGTGGGCAAGGCAGCGCTGATTGCCGCGCCCGCACTGGTTCTGCCCTTCCTGATCCGCAGTCTGGTGGGCGGCGGCGTGGCGACGGCAACCGAGGTTTCCACCATTGCCGTGCTTTATGCGATGATCATCGGCGCGGTGCTTTATGGCGGCATCAGCCTCAAAAAGCTTTACTCCATGCTGGTGGAAACGGCAGCCCTTTCCGGCGCTATCCTGTTGATCCTCGGCTGCGCCTCGGCCATGGCCTGGGGGCTGACGCAAAGCGGCTTTGCCTTCCAGCTCACCGCCATGATCACCGATCTGCCGGGTGGCTGGATGACCTATATGGTCGTGTCGATCGTGATTTTCATGATCCTCGGCTGCGTGCTGGAAGGCCTGCCCGCGATCGTATTGCTCGCGCCGATCATGTTCCCCATTGCCCGCACGCTTGGCATCAACGACATCCATTATTCGATGGTCGTTGTGGTTGCCATGAATATCGGCCTGATGGCGCCGCCCATCGGCATCGGTTTCTACATCGCCTGCAAGATCGGCAATGTCTCGCCTGATGAAGCCATGGGCGCCATCTGGCCCTATCTTGCAGCGATGGTCATAGGCCTGCTGCTGATTGCCGCAATTCCCGGCTTTTCGACAATTCTGCTCTGA